Genomic segment of Hydra vulgaris chromosome 08, alternate assembly HydraT2T_AEP:
caactttccaacttgctttccagacaacctgaatcatttaccttaTCTACTCAACTCATGCCTTGTTTCTGattctagtcagtgctcagtttctccacattcacccttaggtgcttttGATCatagtttgatctctctaaaactattatctcattcttctttatcatctgaatccccctatcatcgtatcagtggctggtgaacttcaattcagataaaacccaatttttttcagccaatcattattgcaataacttagatcttcctatatttatgaacggtaatgtactcgataaGTCATCCActctttatcttctaggattaactcttacttctgatcttttttggaaaccatatatcaaatcagTTGCAAaactagcatctgctaaggttgcatctctttatcgagctcgacactttcttactccggattctattctctatctctataaatctcaaatccagccttgtatAAAATACTGTTGCAATATCTGGGGCCATTCTTCTagtgatgccctttctcttttaaacaaggtgcaaaaacgcattgtaaacatagttggacctgcgcTTGCAGCTAACCtctaaccattatcacatcatcataatattgcttttctttctcttttctacaaatactataatgggctcTGCACACATGAACTAGCATCtattgtgccatctactaaaattcattctcgtgttactcgtcattcaattaagtctcatcctttttctgtgactgttcctaagtgctccaaaaactcttactcaTCTAGTTtatttccttgaacatcagtccTTTGGAATTcttttccttcatcttgctttcctgattcatataatttgcaatcctttaagttgtctgtcaatcgttatcttgctctacaatctacatcttttcttttccagtaacttccaactctaattagtggttgcttgcagccttgttggaagcaaagatgttaaaaaaaaaagtatgtttgaTATCTATGAAGAGAGGGAGCAATAAATCGGGacataaaacatttcaaaaaatacgcaaaagaaaaagaaaattaactacagataaaaaaagaggagaaataaatattgaaattcaAGACTCTTTAAGGATTAACACATATTATGCAATTATTGATAAACTACATTCTAaactagaaagaaaaaaattgtgctATGATAaagccaataaaaaatttgaaaataaaaaagttaaataataaaatataataatataataaaacatcatcagaagtttacaaaaaagtagaaatactttagaatatatatataaaaaataaactttcgaCTTCATTTGCTTATGAGTGAATACAATTCAGAAGTTATTTAATGAATTTAGCTGAAAATGTAACACCTAAAACTATAGTAGGTATTTGTAAAATGGTCAGAACTGATAAACTTCAAGAACTATATAACTATTCTTATATATAACTATCTTTAATGCTATATCTACTATAAGTAGAGCTATCTTTAAGGATATATCTATGCTGCCTAACGTCCAATTGTTCAGCCGAGAAAACATTTTTAGCATTAAAGAgggttaaattttatttgaggtCGGGAATGACTGGTGGGAATGTCTTATTAAGTTAGCAATTCTATCAATTGAATCTGCACTTACCATAGATATGAACTATAATgacattataaatacatttgcaaaacaaaacttatgtagaaaattatatatatatttttaatgttaagtgaGTTTAACTATATGtctgtattaaaaatgttattgtttttataataatcacaCCATATCAAAGTATTCAGTTATTTGTAAAAGAGGGCGCTCAAAAAAATAGTGCCCCAGGGcgccaaaaatataaatacgtCTCTGGTTACCTGAGGGTAGAAACATGTTTATTTGAGAAATTGCATCAGGCAGACCTTTCAGTCAACACCTTATAAAGTGTTGACTGAATAGTCTGACATGTATATACCCTCACATAACATGATTCCGTGTTTCATAATTTCTTTTCCAAAAATGACTTACAGTGTCTCTAAAATGACATGTTCAATTAGCAATACTTTAAGAAAGACCTGTTATGATAACAAGAGCGAAGAATTCAGTATCAAGGCCAAGTGTAATAATACCGAGCTAAAGACTTCAAACTTTTACCATAAGAACATCAAAGACTAAAGTCAAAACACAAAGATAAGATTTATTAcaggctatatatatattttttaataatcaaaatactTAATTGTATAACaggtgttcaaaaaaaaaatccaaaaaaaggtTAAGAAATGGTGCACCCCAAGTTTTATTGAACTTATCTATTAATGTTAtctattttattactatttaatactGTCTGTATGTATGTTGCAACAACGATTTTTCATCTTGTAGAATGGCCAACTTTCTTTTCAGACCGCTGACTGtcaattttcttaaacctttagtAAAATAATCATTGTGTATTAAAAATGCTTAGTTTATTGAAAGCTAGCAGAGGTCTTTGGGCAACATTATTATATGTAATGAGAGTACATGCAAAAGCAgtttaaaaacatcatttcCAACACATACCCAATTTGGGCACCGCAAAATGTTCATAAAATTGTTCCAGGACTTATAAACTCaccatgtaaatattttgtcagAAGTGCATCACTACCAAGACCTTTGTGATATAATATAGGAACAATAAcatcagaaataaattttctttataagttTTTGCTCCTGTGATTTTGTTACAGTGCTTGCACAAAGAATCAGAGCAATGGACATACCTGAGAACTCATTTCTAAATATGGCTggaatctaatttttaaatttgtttcatcatGTTAAACTGCTGCATCAGCCGTAAGGATTGGCAAAGTGGACTTTTTAAGACCCTAACGAGTCTTCTTGGGCacctaaaacaaacaaactaacaaaaaacatataaaatttagGTTTTGCTATGGAATTTTAACAACTCTGTTGTTTTTGAACAAACGTGAACAAAAGAGCATTAACAacgttcatttttttaaattttaggtgcCTCAAggagtccttacggtcttaccacagagcaccgcggataagcatttaattggaagttcataCCTCCTTCCTAATTGATATTGCAAAAAAGTTCATTTACCTTAACGATTTTCTAAGTTcaataaataagatttaataagCGATGAATAGACTTTGTGCTTAAAAGAGACTTTTCGAATATTGACTCAGtaaaacaaatctatttttgttatatgatttaaaaaaaaaaaaaactgaattcaTGTTCCTAAGGCTCTGCAGGCCGCTATAGTCAAGGAAGCTacgcattttttttctttttatagtgGTTACAATTCTcactcaactctttaactccgaaacatgaaccttgatgaacaaggccacTGTGTGGAGAAACAGGatgatatatataaaacaggaaatatttttttacaatttttattcttttttaattgaaaataaatgaataactttcaaatttaactgaaagttaaatgaaattaaacaatTGTTACCAAATTTAACCGAAAGCCTAACTTCTATTTCAAATTCGGCACTGAAATCGAAGCCGAAGTCAACTTCGCCTTGAAGTAAACTTCGTAATCCAAATTTTAACGAATATTTGCAGGTCCTTAATCAGCTGTTTTATCCCATTTGAGAAcgaataacaatataaaatatgaaatagtttgctaaaaaattaaataacaaattatatgCTGTGGGCCGCAAAATTATATGTTGTGGGTCTTGAGTTTGACAGCCTTGTCCTAAACAGTGCCATGGTTAGGCTCCCCATGCCCCCAATTAGAGAGACGGCAAATTTAGGGGttcttttgcaaatttaaagaaatttttttttttgaaacaggtataccttttacaacaattttttactcACTATATCTTGgtaatcaaattataaaaatcatataacCATGATTAGTTATGATCCTTTTGACCAAATCATGATCATTAATGATGAAACTTGAATGACTCCTAAGTAATTCCAATTGCTAAGATTCTTCTGATCAAAGTTAGGTAGTTTTGGAACAAACTTTGCTGACACACAcctaatggaaaaaaatatctggaaaaattATGTAGCATGAGTCATTTCTTCAttgctttaacatttttatctgTTGTTGGGGCAAACTTTGCCAATGGCATCTTTTTGGTCATGTTGGAAGAGCTTGtactacttaaaaatattttttttactgagaGCAGACTCACTGTGCGCCTCtatcaacatttaaattttggaggacttagtttttcaaaaactttatttcctttttcttttgatAACAGAAATTTGCCAAACacataaaaacacataaaacatATTATCTGACAATAACTAACTAAATGATATATTGTTGAAgctggaaacaaaaaaatcaaaaactaaatgTATGTTgcttaaatttacattaaaactattattaacaaaaagaagataaaaattacCTTCTAAGAATAATTACGCAACGTCTTTCTGTAATATCACATGGTCGTATACAATGTGTTATATTGTCTGCTGCATAGCCACTAAATAGACATTAATACATATCagtagtaatatatatatatatatatatatatatatatatatatatatatatatatatatatatatatatatatatatatatatatatatatatatatatatatatatatatatatatatatatatatatatatatatatataattcatatgTTAGGTTGAAATTTCCTAATATCATTTTGTGCTCTGAAGGTAAAAATGTgcgttttaatttttcagaaaaagaagaaaaaaacaaagaatatataattaatatagaaataataaagaatacaaataatgaaagaaaagattgctgccccatcctaAACCCTAattcgatgtagcagcactccgctgcaagtcaggctatttatcAGATGAGGTATGTACTGAAGCaacttgctgtttttttatgaagtcATTTCCTTGTGTCTAATGCTGCATTTATATaagtgtatacatatatatatatatatatatatatatatatatatatatatatatatatatatatatatatatatatatatatatatatatatatatatatatatatataaacttctttttatggattaccttttatttgttaaaaacttatttttacaatatttcgaGGGAATATAAATACCCTCGTTATCAAgtatattaaaaactgttataaaaaaattattatacaaaactatttaaatttacaaaacaatgTTCTTTGTATGAGCTTCTTTTTGAGAGTTTTTTAAGAGAGTTTTTTGTGACGTAAGAATTTGAACATGGGTTTCCAAAATGACATTGTCACATAATCGCCATCATCCCGGTTAAGACCATTGTCGCGAAAGCTACTTTTGTTGTATTGTATTTCCAACACTTCCCTAACTTtcctattaaaactatttatttctatttataaagTATTGCAACCATTCCAGTGGAAATTTTCTTGGCAAAATTTAGCTCTTGTGGCAAATGTTATGTAGGTGAAACTGGACTGAAGATATCGTCTCGGATATCCCAGCATCAAACAAGTGCACAAGGTAAAGGGAAAAATTCAGCTGTAGCTTAAcattccaaaatttgccgaggAAATTTCCACTGGAATGGTCGCAATaccttaaaaatagaaataaatagttttaataggaAAGTTAGAGAAGCGTTGgaaatacaatacaaaaaaagtacCTTAACCGAGATGATGGCGATTATGTGACGACGTCATTTTGGAAACCCATGTTCAAATTCTTACGTCACAAAAAACTCTCTTAAAAAACTCTCAAAAAGAAGTTCTTACAAAGAATATTGTTTCGTAAATTTAGAtggttttgtaaaatattatttttttattacgatttttaatatacttgatAACAAGGGTATTTATATTCCCtcgaaatattgtaaaaataaatttttaacaaatagaagttaatccataaaaataagttttttttaaaaatatttatacaaataaaatctattgaagatgtcaacatttaaaaaatacatatatatatatatatatatatatatatatatatatatatatatatatatatatatatatataatatatatatatatatatatatatatatatatatatatatatatatatatatatatatatatatatatatatatatatatatatatatatatgtcttctCTGTTAAAAGCACTGGCAGGATGGTCATTTTATAGTTAGCTTGCAcaacttgaaaaatttaattttttcctgattatttaaataaaaatactagataaaataatttaaaaaaaaactggcaaaaaagctatttttataacagttgcgcaaatgaataaaaaagttttgttgcaatttaaaacGAAAAGCTTTTAGTTTTTTGGCAAGGACTTTTTTATGTGCTCGTTAAAATTTTTGCGGGCATGTGGGCGAGCGCAAAAAGACTTGAGTGCGAAAGCGCTTGCGAAATGGAGaacactgatatatatatatatatatatatatatatatatatatatatatatatatatatatatatatatataatattattattataaattaatgaaaaacttttttttttaaaagatctcTATTACGCTAAGTTCCTGCCTCAACCTAAATTATTAGGGAACTTCTTTcctttataactatttttgtgACAAATACTATATGCCAATTCAAATTTTACCTTACTATTATTACCTTATCATTGTTAAGCAACCTCTATCCATCGGAAGAGATAACACTGGTTCACTTGTTCGAATAGGATTAAATGTAAATTTGCAtccaaaagataaaaatgaacgagtattaaaatttattgatatgaTAGGTCTGTCAAATATATGAATAGGATCAATGTGAGAAACAATGCAGCCACCGGGGAAATATTCATTTATAACAACACTATTAATAAAACCCTCTGGAACCACCTTAtcatcataaagtttttttatcacatGCTTTTGAATCCAATTAGGTATTTTATCAACCTCTCCTTTTTTGAATAGCCTTTCTTGACCAGGACCTTTACTTTCCATATGTTTCCCATATGTATATCCTTCAccaaaaaagtacttatttcGTAAAGGCGCACTGTCAAATGTGTTTGGTAAATATAATCCTCGCTTAGCTTTTTCTACTATaccatcaatttttttctcaattttacGACACATTGAGTCAtcaaaatagtttcttttttgaaaaatacctTCATGAATTAACTGCAACTCAGTTTTGTCACTTACATCAGAGTCTACGATTTCCTGATGTTCGTAACTATCAAGTaacttggttttaaaaaatttggcaCATGCAAATTTAAgcttatatttattcttttttaagaaCTGGTTATCATTTTcgtctttatttaaattgtttatttttatttggatatttttataattatcatgGTGGTTGTATTTATCTTCTTTTACATCGTGATTTTCCATTTTTGtatgttgtttatatatttaaaagacgGTAATATCCAACTATGCACTTTAGAAAGTATCTTTTATGTTTGAGTCTTTTAAACGACTttagtactttattttttattcattataaactttcttttaacGAAAATCGATGCGAAAAAAAACAGTGAATTAATTATGTAACCAGCATTTTCGTTAGTCGGTCTGCAAAGTCAACGGTGGCCGAAGTTACCCGTGCGCTTAAACTAGATTTCAATAGtaaatgcataaataaaatatttgaaaaaatcaatgaaacaattttttttgaaacaaaattttttaaaaagtaacacGTCGTTTTAAAAGAATGAGCTTCAAGTTATGACTCAGCTGATGAAATGATAGTAATACAGCTGATGTTGAAGCTGATGTAATAATCTCTGATGAAAATGATGAAGAATTTGCTTATGAAAGtcaaactttaaatcaaatcatgattttaaaaaacaatgtagAAGCTTGAAGTGAACTTCCAGTAGTAGATACTACTCAGCCACGTGCACACTGTATTATTCAAAAACTGGCCCAACCAGGCTTGCAGTCAAAGTTGGGATTCCATCTTTAAACTCTTTATAACACCCAAACtgattaaaattattgtcaacTGCACTAATGCTGAAGATTGAAAAGTTAATGAACTGTATCAGTTTATTTGACCTCTAGTAGCTGAAGTGTTCATTCCAAAAACAAAGAACAAAAGAGCTTTGACCGCAGACCTATTTTTTTGGCTGCAATTCAAAGagattaatttgttaatttgcaAAGATACATTCAATTCGATGGGAGGGAAACTTGATATTAGGAGCGTTTTCATGACAAACTTGCATCTCTAAGAAACAtaaattggaaattttttgaactaaatctAAAAGCAATTATAATATGAGTCCAGGTTTCAGGTGAGAATCGTGTCGTAGAAAGCGTAACCGATGGctatttacaatgtttttaatattttggataTTGCAGCATATAATGcttatatttttgtcaattcacccaaattataaaaatgggTTTCACATAGAATTTTGAAATGAATTATCAAAatacttcttaaaaaaatagatgCAAATAACAACCTTTTCCCGAATAATTGCAAATAgtaatttttgctaaataattccACAAAACAACCTACATAATCAAGCTCAACCAATTCCAGAAAGTTATAAGATGTTACATGTACCCTCGTGTTCATTGCAAGAAAATACGTCTGCTATGTGCAGCATGCATTCATTCTGATTTCAAGACTCATAGCAAAGTTGTTTGCAGTAATgtcttatttaaaagatttagttgtctttgttttaaataaataattataatagtactattaaaactatttattcgaaacaaaagtaataatagtaTTACTTTTGTgcttacaacaaaaaaaacatatctttgGGGATAGTGCAAAACCGCGTAACTAGAATTGGGTACTATAATTggataattataattttaacacCAATTATCTATgatttacattacaaaaaacatgaataattttctttatacaaAAATGGCCCCAAATTctgtttaaataacaaaaacattactttttaacaTTCTCCAGTAAAAAATCTGTTACGCGGTACTatccaatgctagttacgcAGTTTTGCACTATCCCCGACGGCATATTTTAAAACCCTATACAGCCTCAGATTAGGCAGAGATATGCGCAATCTGATTGGCTAATTTTGGAAGTGAGGCTTTCCGATTGGCTAATTTTGAAAGTGAggtaaaagtaatatttaaagaaactttttttttttatgtaattttcaaaaccaGTTTACTACCTCTAATAGTGAGTCTAAAGtacactattttggagtctttaaatCGCTTTCGCTTGTCGgcgttaacatgaatttagttaatatttttttaaaaaattgctttaaccAACTATAGATCTTAGTTCgaatcggttctgacgtataaTAACTGTACatagttgtcaaaatacaatatttcttatcaatttttacaaaaaatactagaattccgaccaagaaaagAGCTTCTAATTAAGAAAAGTAGCCAATAAACGATCGCAACAGATcacattattaaaatatgatgttcatttaacctaaaaaatttatttatttaaaatcttatttaaatttgaacaagCGATTTGGATTTTaagaagatttgaaaaaaaaaaaaaagtctttggTCTGGGTTctttcgctacaaacatttatattttatggttccgcaaaatttatttttaatttgcttagCCTTTTCATAATTTGCAGACTTgatcatttaacggaaatatgtcatagtcaacaaaatatcataaagacgctataatatataaaaattgccttaactacaccgagttaGCACGaatgttaaaatcaaaacaaatgtcaGAAAGCTTATTGAATAATTAAAGTGAAATTGAATAATCGCATAAAAAATcgaataataataacaaaaaaaagtataatttttctaattaattttgtaCAATATAGTACAAAATAGGATGTTTTGGGCtgcaaagttttataaaattataaatttaaaaaaactttgcagcCCAAAACATCCGTGATTttcataatacttttttaaaaacaaagatttaaaaaagtagtttgtTTTCCTAATGGTTTTTATACTCGAAGACAAAAGAGACAACCGTTGTAACAAACTATAAACCAGATAGTGAAACTTGACTATGTTGTGTTTCGATagatttttataactgtttttcCATAACAGTTGCATAATTTACCTagtaatatcaataatatttcaCATTAAGTTCCCATTTATACAATCATTTAGCtagaaaagtatttataaaatttcccTGATTTCTTTTCAGAACTTTACACTTTACAATTTGCAACACTCTCAAATAAAAAGCAACTGTAAGCACGAGCTGATTTGGATTATTTTAATCTTTggtattttagtaataaaagatAACAATACATTGTagcacacacatatatatatatatatatctatatatatatatatatatatatatatatatatatatatatatatatatatatatatatatatatatatatatatatatatatatatatatatatatatatatatatatatatatatatatatatatatatatatatatatatatatatatatatatatatatatatatatatatatatatatctatatatctatatatatatatatatatatatatatatctatatatatatatatatatatatcaccttTATGAAGAACTAAATGTAAAAAGGCagaaacaagaaaaattgaaaacatacattttttttttttttttggtttacatttgttaatcgTTGTacagcttaaaataaaaaatagtaaaaataataatataaacttacaatgataaaaaataacaaatataaacaaggtatttgaaagaagatcacaaggatcttgtcgtcagaacctcaaataagcatttaacaaagattagattaaaaaaaaaaaagttaataaacttttacaaaactaCAAGGTAAATAATCTGATCTGAAGAAAGATCAAGATGATCTTGTCATCAGAATTGTATACAAGAGTAAACTAATGtggaaattaaaaagtaaaaagtatatgaacaataaataaaattagtaggaataaaattctataaacgtaaacatgtatataaacaataaaaaagtagaccaaaaaatatttttaacttttactactaataataactcaaaatattatctaatgaaAGAATgagatttttcagtttttttttaaaaaggcaaaaagtaataggtacttcaaaattaaaattcggcaaaacaagtttattccaaaggtgtggcgctcgataggtaatacaaaataggttaaagtttgtttgacaaaaaggttcatttaaaaagttattatttctcaaAGTATATTTACTGATTGGTTTAAGagaaaaaagatctttgaaaacGGCTACGGATAAGTTATTTAtccacatatatacaaaacataaagtattaaatacatttaactcgtatatattcaaaattctCATTTCCATAAAATAATGCTTCGAATGAGAGAAGCgatttgcaaaattgattataCGGATTGCGCGTTTCTGACGgagataaagacgttgcaacttacttttttcagtacttccccaagcaatattggcataatttaaataactatgtataaatgagtaataaa
This window contains:
- the LOC100212340 gene encoding RNA demethylase ALKBH5, producing the protein MENHDVKEDKYNHHDNYKNIQIKINNLNKDENDNQFLKKNKYKLKFACAKFFKTKLLDSYEHQEIVDSDVSDKTELQLIHEGIFQKRNYFDDSMCRKIEKKIDGIVEKAKRGLYLPNTFDSAPLRNKYFFGEGYTYGKHMESKGPGQERLFKKGEVDKIPNWIQKHVIKKLYDDKVVPEGFINSVVINEYFPGGCIVSHIDPIHIFDRPIISINFNTRSFLSFGCKFTFNPIRTSEPVLSLPMDRGCLTMISGYAADNITHCIRPCDITERRCVIILRRVFPNAPRVGDVTPLDRTISRYSLTPKTRKRNSSGFCYDDESVHKKNRHSY